In one Methylocaldum szegediense genomic region, the following are encoded:
- the hypA gene encoding hydrogenase maturation nickel metallochaperone HypA, whose amino-acid sequence MHELSLCQSIIDILETEAGKQHFARVRKVRLLVGPLAGVDRAALSFGFDAVSRDTIAEGAELEFVDTPGLAWCFACERTVEIAHYYDPCPGCSGHRLKVTGGEEFRVLDLEVE is encoded by the coding sequence GTGCACGAACTCTCCCTCTGCCAAAGCATCATCGATATCCTGGAAACCGAAGCGGGCAAGCAGCACTTTGCGCGGGTGCGGAAGGTCAGATTGTTGGTTGGTCCTCTTGCGGGAGTGGATCGTGCAGCCTTGAGCTTCGGCTTCGACGCGGTGAGCCGGGATACGATCGCCGAAGGAGCGGAACTGGAATTCGTCGATACGCCGGGTTTGGCCTGGTGTTTTGCTTGCGAGCGTACGGTGGAAATCGCGCACTATTACGATCCCTGCCCGGGTTGCAGCGGACATCGCCTGAAGGTGACCGGGGGCGAGGAATTCAGAGTTCTCGATTTGGAGGTGGAATAA
- a CDS encoding IS1595 family transposase, protein MPMNRVQFQKGLSLAEFLGQYGREEQCEAALEALRWPEGFRCPACGGAHHTVFERSGRKYWQCGHCRKQTTLTAGTIFESTKLPLTSWFLAMYLLTQAKNNVSALELMRHLGVCYRTAWLVKHKLIQVMAEQEADRQLTGRVEIDDAYLGGERSGKRGRGSENKVSFVMAVQTTDDGHPWFVRLDPLPFTQQAIANWAQRALAPSTYALTDGLSGFRSLHRVIAGHQRLILGSGRSSAQHPAFRWVNTLLSNLKTALSGTYHAIKFEKYARRYLAEFQYRFNRRFDLKILLQRLARAAVLTHPRAEWRLRLAEVHR, encoded by the coding sequence ATGCCGATGAACCGAGTGCAATTTCAAAAGGGGTTGTCGTTGGCCGAGTTTCTGGGCCAATACGGCCGTGAAGAGCAATGCGAAGCAGCACTGGAAGCCCTGCGCTGGCCAGAGGGTTTCCGCTGTCCGGCCTGCGGCGGCGCGCACCACACGGTGTTCGAACGGAGCGGGCGAAAATACTGGCAATGCGGACACTGCCGAAAGCAAACGACGCTGACGGCCGGGACGATCTTCGAATCGACCAAACTGCCGCTCACCTCCTGGTTTCTGGCGATGTACCTCTTAACCCAAGCCAAGAACAATGTCTCGGCCTTGGAACTGATGCGTCATCTCGGGGTGTGTTATCGCACCGCCTGGCTGGTGAAGCATAAGCTGATCCAGGTGATGGCGGAGCAGGAAGCGGATCGGCAACTGACCGGGCGGGTCGAGATTGACGATGCTTACCTGGGCGGGGAACGGTCCGGGAAACGCGGACGGGGCTCCGAAAACAAAGTCAGCTTTGTGATGGCGGTACAAACCACGGACGACGGGCACCCGTGGTTTGTGCGCCTTGATCCCCTGCCGTTCACCCAGCAGGCGATCGCGAACTGGGCCCAACGCGCCTTAGCCCCGTCGACCTACGCCCTCACCGATGGCCTGAGCGGGTTTCGGAGCTTGCACCGGGTCATCGCGGGGCATCAACGCCTGATTCTGGGCTCTGGGCGGTCATCGGCCCAACATCCGGCGTTTCGTTGGGTTAACACGCTGTTGAGCAACCTGAAAACCGCCCTTTCCGGCACCTATCATGCGATCAAATTTGAGAAATATGCCAGGCGGTATCTAGCCGAATTCCAATACCGCTTCAATCGGCGTTTCGATCTCAAAATTCTGCTTCAACGGCTGGCGCGTGCTGCGGTGTTGACTCATCCTCGAGCCGAGTGGCGACTTCGCTTGGCTGAAGTTCATCGCTAA
- a CDS encoding HAF repeat-containing protein has translation MDAQNHSIRNGRFWSGKRFLQALTVFVVLGFISNAHAAIRYSVTDLGSLDVVTGINNRGQIVGYSYTPSGNARASVTVDGVISDLGTLGGDNSYAFGINDAGQVVGSSQTASGEYHAFVTVNGVMTDLGTLGGRDSRANAINDAGQVVGYSETASGETHAFVVEKGVMIDLGTLGGYIGGAADINDAGQVVGASYTADNVFEHAFVTVDGVMTDLGTLGGSASWALGINNAGRVVGASYTRTGGWHAFVTVKGVMKDLGTLGGDYSEAFGINDAGQVVGESSTVPGGEWHAFVTVNGVMKDLNTLLDPADAAVWTLISAIAINDAGQIVARATINGQHRIVLLTRQPRHF, from the coding sequence ATGGACGCACAAAATCACTCGATCAGAAATGGCCGGTTCTGGTCCGGAAAGCGGTTCCTCCAGGCGTTGACCGTTTTTGTCGTTCTGGGGTTTATTTCAAACGCTCACGCGGCAATTCGTTACTCGGTTACCGATCTTGGCAGCCTTGACGTCGTCACGGGCATCAACAATCGCGGACAAATTGTGGGGTACTCCTATACGCCCAGCGGTAACGCCCGCGCTTCCGTAACGGTAGATGGCGTCATAAGCGATCTCGGCACGCTTGGCGGGGACAATAGCTATGCCTTTGGCATCAACGATGCCGGACAGGTAGTGGGATCATCCCAGACTGCCAGCGGCGAGTATCATGCCTTTGTAACGGTGAACGGTGTGATGACCGATCTCGGTACGCTTGGCGGGCGCGACAGCCGCGCTAACGCCATCAACGATGCCGGACAAGTGGTGGGATACTCCGAGACCGCCAGCGGCGAGACCCATGCTTTCGTCGTGGAGAAAGGCGTGATGATCGATCTGGGTACGCTCGGCGGGTACATCGGCGGTGCCGCCGACATCAACGATGCCGGACAGGTGGTGGGAGCCTCCTATACTGCCGACAACGTCTTCGAACATGCGTTCGTAACGGTGGATGGCGTGATGACCGATCTCGGCACGCTCGGTGGGTCCGCGAGTTGGGCCTTGGGTATCAACAATGCCGGACGAGTGGTGGGAGCATCCTATACGCGCACCGGAGGGTGGCATGCTTTCGTCACAGTGAAGGGCGTGATGAAGGATCTAGGAACGCTCGGTGGGGACTATAGCGAAGCGTTTGGCATCAACGACGCCGGACAGGTGGTGGGAGAGTCCTCTACTGTCCCCGGCGGCGAGTGGCATGCTTTCGTGACGGTGAACGGCGTGATGAAAGATCTCAACACGCTGCTCGACCCGGCAGACGCCGCGGTCTGGACGCTGATCTCTGCAATCGCGATCAACGATGCTGGCCAAATCGTGGCCCGGGCAACGATTAACGGTCAACACCGCATCGTGCTACTCACCCGACAGCCTCGCCATTTTTAA
- a CDS encoding nickel-dependent hydrogenase large subunit, whose product MSTTVGTAELLIRCGISSDTIVSVNITPRPLLPVERLALGKPPEVVPTLFGRLFSLCPKAHANAAATALERALGISVSPNLTKLRDLQANVERIRELSLNLLLSSEAPPSPWPPRLIALCRRLIAALGGDAVYWPTAPFEPDAATLRAGVTELEALVSHLLGTLWHIPQPDLDAVRHWLEDDTCAAAAWMRRALQPGWRDFGRCSMKALPLFTDAMLEAALGPGPARVNSNSPEWAGEPRETGCLARQRSDPLVREASGSYGNGLFTRMLARVVELKHLAKTLIREIEHLGPMGSHSSPLTSHGTGVAQTEAARGRLMHRVEVAGGLVRDYRILAPTEWNFHPRGLVYRALLGATVGDGESARTRIDAFLQVVDPCVDYRLILERADNLSVEGFAREWDG is encoded by the coding sequence TTGAGTACGACTGTTGGAACCGCGGAACTGCTGATTCGCTGCGGCATTTCCTCCGACACGATCGTGTCCGTAAACATCACGCCAAGGCCGCTTCTTCCGGTTGAGCGCCTGGCACTGGGCAAACCGCCTGAAGTGGTTCCCACCTTGTTCGGGAGGCTGTTTTCCCTCTGCCCCAAAGCACATGCCAATGCTGCGGCAACGGCACTGGAACGGGCGCTTGGCATTTCCGTATCGCCGAATCTGACCAAGCTGCGGGACTTGCAGGCGAATGTGGAGCGGATCCGCGAATTGAGCCTGAACCTGCTGCTGTCATCCGAAGCGCCGCCATCCCCTTGGCCACCCCGTTTGATCGCCCTGTGTCGACGCTTGATCGCAGCGCTCGGGGGCGATGCTGTGTACTGGCCGACTGCGCCTTTCGAACCGGATGCCGCCACATTACGTGCTGGTGTGACCGAGCTCGAGGCTCTAGTGAGTCATTTGCTGGGCACCCTGTGGCATATACCGCAGCCTGACCTGGACGCGGTCCGGCATTGGCTGGAGGACGATACCTGTGCGGCAGCGGCATGGATGCGACGCGCATTACAGCCCGGTTGGCGCGATTTCGGTCGCTGTTCCATGAAAGCGCTTCCGTTGTTCACCGATGCCATGCTGGAAGCCGCGTTGGGGCCGGGACCGGCGCGCGTGAATTCCAACTCCCCCGAATGGGCCGGTGAACCTCGCGAGACCGGCTGCTTGGCCCGCCAAAGATCCGATCCGCTAGTGCGGGAGGCTTCCGGGAGTTACGGGAACGGCTTGTTTACCCGCATGCTGGCGAGAGTCGTCGAACTGAAACATCTGGCGAAGACGCTGATCCGGGAAATCGAACACCTCGGTCCGATGGGCTCCCACTCGTCTCCACTAACTAGCCACGGCACCGGCGTGGCCCAGACGGAAGCGGCGCGCGGCCGTCTGATGCACCGCGTGGAGGTCGCCGGCGGTTTGGTCCGCGACTATCGCATCCTGGCACCCACGGAGTGGAATTTTCATCCCCGCGGCCTGGTGTATCGGGCGCTATTGGGCGCGACGGTCGGCGATGGGGAATCGGCTAGGACTCGGATCGATGCTTTTCTGCAGGTCGTCGATCCTTGCGTCGATTATCGATTGATTCTGGAACGAGCTGACAACCTCTCAGTTGAAGGATTCGCGAGGGAATGGGACGGCTGA
- the hypD gene encoding hydrogenase formation protein HypD, protein MKYRDEYRDAASVKALADAIARRQTRPWTLMEVCGGQTHSIVKHGLDRLLPPSLSLIHGPGCPVCVTPETIIDHALELAARPDVIFCSFGDMLRVPGSKHDLLTVKAQGGDVRMVYSPLDALNLARENPERQVVFFAVGFETTAPTTAMAVLQAQRFGVRNFSLLVAHVRVPPAVETLLSAPDNRVDGLLAAGHVCAVMGYTEYEPIAASFHAPIVVTGFEPLDILRGVLSCVEQLEEGRSEVENRYGRAVTREGNRPAQALMKQVFEPITLSWRGLDAIADSGLGLRPEFADFDAVRRFRLSVPKTATTRPCRSGEVLTGRLRPCECPAFGTTCTPEHPLGATMVSSEGACAAYYRYRRNAA, encoded by the coding sequence ATGAAATATCGTGACGAATACCGTGACGCCGCGTCGGTGAAAGCCCTGGCCGACGCCATCGCACGCCGGCAGACCCGGCCTTGGACGTTGATGGAAGTCTGCGGCGGGCAGACCCATTCCATCGTCAAGCACGGCCTGGACCGCTTGCTGCCGCCTTCGCTGAGCCTGATCCACGGCCCCGGCTGCCCGGTTTGCGTAACACCGGAGACGATCATCGATCACGCGCTGGAACTGGCGGCCCGTCCCGATGTCATCTTTTGTTCCTTTGGCGACATGCTGCGGGTGCCGGGTTCGAAGCACGACCTGTTGACGGTCAAGGCGCAGGGCGGTGACGTGCGCATGGTTTATTCGCCCCTCGACGCGCTGAACCTGGCCCGGGAAAATCCGGAGCGCCAGGTTGTGTTCTTCGCGGTCGGATTCGAAACCACCGCGCCGACGACCGCAATGGCCGTGTTGCAGGCGCAGCGCTTCGGCGTACGGAATTTTTCATTGCTGGTCGCCCATGTCCGGGTGCCGCCCGCCGTGGAGACCCTGCTGTCGGCGCCCGACAACCGGGTCGACGGTCTGCTGGCGGCGGGGCATGTTTGCGCGGTCATGGGCTATACCGAATACGAGCCGATAGCCGCCAGCTTTCACGCGCCCATTGTCGTGACCGGGTTCGAGCCCTTGGATATCCTGCGGGGCGTCTTGAGCTGTGTGGAACAACTGGAAGAAGGCCGCTCCGAGGTGGAAAACCGCTACGGACGCGCGGTGACTCGGGAGGGCAATCGCCCGGCGCAGGCGCTGATGAAACAGGTGTTCGAACCCATCACGCTGAGCTGGCGCGGTCTGGACGCCATCGCCGACAGCGGCCTCGGATTGCGTCCCGAGTTTGCCGATTTCGATGCGGTGAGACGCTTCAGGTTGTCCGTTCCGAAGACCGCCACGACCCGACCCTGCCGCAGCGGAGAAGTGTTGACCGGAAGGCTAAGGCCCTGTGAGTGTCCCGCTTTCGGCACGACCTGCACCCCGGAGCATCCCTTGGGCGCGACCATGGTGTCGTCGGAAGGCGCCTGCGCTGCTTATTACCGCTATCGCCGCAATGCCGCCTAA
- the hypB gene encoding hydrogenase nickel incorporation protein HypB → MCTVCGCGEPNQHHHPHVHDSGHVHTHDHDHDHGHHHYGRGPAGLSIDGLSQERIVRIEQDVLGRNDAHARGNRQFFESHGILAVNLLSSPGSGKTTLLERSIAELKERFDVSVIEGDQQTENDAERIRATGVPVLQINTGKGCHLDAHMVGHGVQDLKPGDYSILFIENVGNLVCPAMFDLGEAVRVVMLSVTEGEDKPLKYPDMFHRADLVLINKIDLLPYLRFDLERCIGYLHQVNPEVETIRVSATTGDGMDQWYGWLERRRKALLAERLSGLERQAAAIRAQL, encoded by the coding sequence ATGTGTACCGTTTGCGGTTGCGGCGAACCCAATCAGCACCATCACCCTCACGTCCACGATTCCGGGCATGTGCACACCCACGATCACGACCATGACCATGGTCATCATCATTACGGCCGCGGTCCTGCCGGACTGAGTATCGACGGCCTCAGCCAGGAGCGCATCGTTCGCATCGAACAGGACGTCCTCGGCCGCAACGACGCCCATGCCCGAGGCAACCGGCAATTTTTCGAAAGCCACGGCATTCTGGCCGTTAACCTGCTTTCGAGCCCCGGTTCCGGCAAGACCACGCTGCTGGAGCGCAGCATCGCGGAACTCAAGGAGCGGTTCGACGTCAGCGTGATCGAAGGCGACCAGCAGACCGAGAACGATGCGGAGCGCATACGCGCCACCGGCGTTCCGGTGTTGCAGATCAATACCGGCAAGGGCTGCCACCTGGACGCGCACATGGTCGGCCATGGTGTGCAGGATCTGAAACCCGGCGATTACAGCATTTTGTTCATCGAGAACGTCGGCAATCTGGTCTGTCCGGCCATGTTCGATCTGGGCGAAGCGGTCCGCGTGGTCATGCTCTCGGTCACCGAGGGCGAGGACAAACCGTTGAAATACCCGGACATGTTCCATCGCGCCGATCTGGTCCTGATCAACAAGATCGATCTGTTGCCGTATCTGCGTTTCGACCTCGAGCGCTGCATCGGCTATTTGCATCAGGTCAATCCGGAGGTGGAGACGATCCGGGTGTCGGCTACCACGGGCGATGGGATGGACCAGTGGTACGGATGGCTGGAACGACGCCGCAAGGCGCTGTTGGCCGAACGGCTGTCAGGACTGGAGCGTCAGGCGGCGGCCATTCGGGCGCAGCTTTGA
- the hypE gene encoding hydrogenase expression/formation protein HypE translates to MSDDIRLICPTPIGQYAQIVMGHGGGGRMMQQLLERLVRPAFANPHLDQRHDSAVLDVGGKRLAFTTDGYVVKPLFFPGGDIGKLAVCGTLNDLAMSGAKPLFLSAALVIEEGFPVDDLARVLASMNAAAQAAGTAIVTGDTKVVENGKGDGLYIATSGIGLIEHDLQIGPAGIREGDAILLSGDIGRHGVAIIAEREGLGFETTVESDCADLSGLVGELLKAGVELHCLRDLTRGGLAAAVLELATDSGFDMELNEDAIPVTPAVRGACEILGFDPLYVANEGRMVLFMSASVVDLALDVLHAHPLGRDAAVIGQVGAAGEGRVGLRNAYGIVRVLDLPSGEQLPRIC, encoded by the coding sequence ATGAGCGACGACATCCGATTGATCTGCCCCACGCCTATAGGCCAGTACGCACAGATCGTCATGGGTCACGGCGGTGGCGGGCGGATGATGCAGCAATTGCTGGAGCGCCTGGTGCGCCCGGCCTTCGCCAATCCGCACCTCGACCAGCGCCACGACAGTGCGGTCTTGGACGTGGGCGGTAAGCGCCTGGCCTTCACCACCGACGGCTATGTGGTGAAGCCGCTGTTCTTTCCCGGAGGCGACATCGGCAAACTCGCGGTGTGCGGCACCTTGAACGATCTCGCCATGAGCGGCGCCAAACCCTTGTTCCTGAGCGCGGCGCTGGTGATCGAGGAAGGTTTCCCGGTCGACGATCTGGCGCGCGTGCTGGCCAGCATGAACGCCGCGGCGCAGGCGGCGGGAACGGCGATCGTTACCGGCGACACCAAGGTCGTCGAGAACGGCAAGGGCGATGGACTTTACATCGCCACCAGCGGCATCGGCCTGATCGAGCATGATTTACAGATCGGTCCCGCCGGTATTCGCGAAGGGGATGCGATCCTTCTGAGCGGGGACATCGGCCGCCATGGCGTCGCCATCATCGCCGAAAGGGAAGGGTTGGGCTTCGAAACCACCGTCGAAAGCGATTGCGCCGACCTGTCCGGGCTGGTAGGGGAGCTACTGAAGGCCGGCGTGGAACTACACTGCCTGCGCGATTTGACCCGCGGCGGATTGGCTGCGGCGGTGTTGGAGCTAGCCACGGACTCCGGGTTCGATATGGAGCTGAATGAGGACGCGATACCGGTAACGCCGGCGGTGCGCGGTGCCTGTGAAATCCTCGGCTTCGACCCCCTCTATGTGGCCAACGAAGGCCGCATGGTGCTGTTCATGTCGGCGAGCGTCGTCGATCTGGCGCTGGACGTGCTGCACGCCCATCCTTTAGGGCGCGATGCGGCTGTCATCGGGCAGGTCGGCGCAGCGGGCGAAGGGCGAGTCGGCCTGCGTAACGCGTACGGCATCGTGCGCGTGCTCGACCTTCCGAGTGGTGAGCAACTGCCGAGGATTTGTTGA
- a CDS encoding HAF repeat-containing protein — MQTQHAFETIRSRSAKPALQGLILFAALGLASNTQAAVRYSITDLGTLGGRLSEAYGINNYGQAVGTSLTASGDFHAFIWENGVMTDLGTLGGGYSHAYAINDTGQVVGASQIAAAGYDWHAFVWENGVLTDLGTLGGRDSVAYGINNAGQVAGWSETANGGIHAFVTANGAMNDLGGSYSEAYGINDAGQVVGGAVLAGGDFRAFLWENGEVTDLGTLGGAYSYANGINNAGQVVGGASIASGDFHAFLWENGEMTDLGTLGGSFSEAYGVNDTAQVVGWSDTASGELRAFLWENGVIADLNSLLDPADAAVWTLTIAYAINDAGQIVGTGLFGDQDRAFLLTPVVVPLPAAFWLMGSALLGLLGLSRGKDAALACG; from the coding sequence ATGCAAACACAACATGCATTCGAAACTATCCGTTCCCGGTCTGCAAAACCGGCACTCCAAGGATTGATTCTTTTCGCTGCGCTGGGCCTCGCTTCCAATACTCAAGCGGCTGTTCGCTACTCGATAACCGATCTCGGCACGCTTGGCGGGAGGCTTAGCGAAGCCTACGGTATCAACAATTACGGACAGGCGGTGGGAACTTCCCTTACTGCTAGCGGTGATTTCCATGCCTTCATCTGGGAGAATGGCGTGATGACCGATCTTGGCACGCTCGGCGGGGGCTACAGCCATGCCTACGCTATCAACGATACGGGCCAAGTGGTGGGAGCGTCCCAAATCGCCGCTGCCGGCTACGACTGGCACGCATTCGTCTGGGAGAACGGCGTGCTGACCGATTTAGGAACGCTTGGCGGCCGCGACAGCGTAGCCTACGGCATCAACAATGCCGGGCAGGTGGCGGGATGGTCCGAGACGGCGAACGGTGGGATCCATGCTTTCGTCACGGCGAACGGCGCGATGAACGATCTCGGCGGGAGTTATAGCGAAGCCTACGGCATCAACGATGCCGGACAAGTGGTGGGAGGAGCCGTTCTTGCCGGCGGTGACTTCCGTGCATTCCTCTGGGAAAACGGCGAAGTAACCGATCTTGGCACGCTCGGCGGAGCTTATAGCTATGCCAACGGCATCAACAATGCTGGACAAGTGGTAGGAGGAGCCAGTATTGCCAGCGGCGACTTCCATGCATTCCTCTGGGAAAACGGCGAAATGACCGATCTCGGCACACTCGGCGGTAGTTTTAGCGAAGCCTACGGCGTCAACGATACCGCACAGGTGGTGGGATGGTCTGATACCGCCAGCGGGGAGCTACGCGCTTTTCTGTGGGAGAACGGCGTGATAGCTGATCTCAACTCACTGCTTGATCCGGCTGACGCCGCCGTCTGGACGCTGACCATTGCATACGCGATCAACGATGCCGGCCAAATCGTCGGCACCGGCTTGTTCGGGGATCAGGACCGTGCCTTTTTGCTCACACCGGTCGTAGTCCCACTCCCCGCCGCTTTCTGGCTGATGGGTAGCGCCCTGCTGGGGTTGCTTGGATTGAGCCGCGGGAAGGATGCGGCTTTGGCGTGCGGTTGA
- the hypF gene encoding carbamoyltransferase HypF, which yields MSGLVQGVGMRPFVYRLARELDLAGRVSNGPEGVIIEAEGDAQALAAFEIRLKRDCPPPADIVDCIVQPIPAIGDQGFRVEASRADGTIAPFALPDLAPCPTCLRELFDPGNRRFRYPFISCTHCGPRYSILDALPFDRERTAMAGFPLCAECLEEYSDPSDRRFHAQTTCCSSCGPTLALWDAAGRTLAHGDEALLQAVERLRRGQVLALQGLGGFQLLVDAADEEAVQRLRERKHRPHKPLALLVPDLAAACELCDVTEAETQLLTSSAAPIVLLGRRAEAGSIASGIAPGQNRLGLMLPASPLHHLLARDFGAPLVCTSGNRSDEPICIAPDEALGRLAGIADAFLVHDRPIRQPLDDSVIRIADGKPLMLRRARGYVPRPVALDTDMPPILAAGGHLKNTVAYADGRRVILSQHLGDLDTAESLDRHRTTAELLPRLFGRPPRSVVCDRHPDYASTRWAESTGLPLRRVPHHLAHALACMAEHGLKSPVLAVTWDGLGLGEDGTLWGGEFLHIAPDGHRRIASLMPLRLPGGERAIKDPRRSALSVLHALYGEETPERLPTTLKSRLEPGTLSVLLRLLQTGTQSPECSSAGRLFDAAASLLGLCRDISFEGQAAMALEAAAERGGEGDGTIYPMPLIDGEPKRLDWCPLFHALLDDRAAGVPTSVLAFRFHSSLAAAVAAIAVAESIPTVVLAGGCFQNRLLLELCAEQLRHAGLRVYWPQQIPPNDGGLALGQIAAATFSEEFLTCV from the coding sequence GTGAGCGGCCTAGTGCAGGGTGTGGGCATGCGGCCTTTCGTGTATCGCCTGGCGCGGGAGCTGGACTTGGCCGGCCGGGTATCCAACGGTCCGGAAGGGGTGATCATCGAGGCGGAAGGCGACGCGCAGGCTTTGGCCGCGTTCGAAATTCGCTTGAAACGGGACTGTCCGCCGCCAGCCGATATCGTCGATTGCATCGTGCAACCTATTCCCGCTATCGGCGATCAGGGGTTCCGGGTCGAAGCGAGCCGCGCCGATGGCACCATAGCCCCGTTCGCTCTGCCGGATCTGGCCCCATGCCCGACCTGCCTTCGAGAACTGTTCGATCCCGGCAACCGCCGCTTCCGCTATCCCTTCATCAGCTGTACTCACTGCGGCCCACGCTACAGCATCCTCGATGCCTTGCCGTTCGACCGCGAACGTACGGCCATGGCGGGTTTTCCGCTCTGTGCCGAGTGCCTTGAGGAATACAGTGATCCTTCCGACCGGCGTTTTCATGCCCAGACCACCTGCTGCTCGAGCTGTGGCCCGACCTTGGCTCTATGGGACGCTGCCGGGCGCACGCTGGCGCATGGCGACGAGGCGTTGTTGCAAGCCGTTGAGCGTTTGCGGCGGGGACAGGTGTTGGCGCTGCAAGGGCTAGGCGGATTCCAGTTGCTGGTCGATGCGGCGGATGAAGAAGCGGTGCAGCGTCTGCGCGAGCGCAAACACCGGCCTCACAAGCCGCTGGCTTTGTTGGTACCTGATCTTGCGGCGGCGTGCGAGCTTTGCGATGTGACCGAAGCCGAAACGCAGCTGCTGACCTCATCGGCAGCGCCTATCGTGCTACTGGGCCGCCGAGCTGAAGCCGGCTCGATCGCCTCCGGTATTGCGCCGGGACAGAATCGCTTAGGGCTAATGCTGCCGGCCTCGCCTTTGCACCATCTATTGGCGAGGGATTTCGGCGCGCCGCTGGTCTGTACCAGCGGCAACCGGAGCGACGAACCGATTTGTATCGCGCCTGACGAGGCCCTGGGGCGTCTGGCCGGTATCGCCGACGCTTTCCTGGTGCACGATAGACCGATACGCCAGCCTTTGGACGACTCCGTGATTCGGATCGCTGATGGGAAACCCTTGATGCTGCGGCGCGCCCGCGGCTATGTGCCGCGCCCGGTAGCCCTGGATACTGACATGCCGCCGATCCTGGCCGCGGGCGGACATCTCAAGAATACGGTTGCCTATGCGGACGGTAGACGCGTGATCCTGAGCCAGCATCTCGGCGATCTCGATACGGCGGAATCTCTGGACCGCCATCGCACCACCGCCGAGTTGCTTCCGCGCCTGTTCGGCCGTCCGCCTCGGTCGGTCGTGTGCGACCGACATCCCGATTATGCCTCTACCCGCTGGGCCGAAAGCACGGGCTTGCCGCTGCGGCGCGTACCTCACCATCTTGCTCACGCCCTGGCCTGCATGGCCGAGCATGGCCTGAAGTCACCGGTTCTGGCCGTAACCTGGGACGGGCTAGGGCTAGGCGAAGACGGCACGCTGTGGGGCGGGGAATTCCTGCACATCGCCCCGGATGGCCATCGCCGCATCGCCAGCCTGATGCCGCTGCGCCTTCCCGGAGGCGAACGCGCGATCAAGGACCCGCGGCGATCGGCCTTGAGCGTGCTGCACGCGCTGTACGGCGAGGAGACGCCGGAGCGTCTGCCCACGACCTTGAAATCGCGACTAGAACCGGGCACCCTAAGCGTATTGTTGCGCTTGCTGCAAACCGGCACGCAATCCCCGGAATGTAGCAGTGCCGGGCGCTTGTTTGACGCGGCGGCGAGTCTTTTGGGACTGTGCCGAGACATCAGTTTCGAAGGGCAAGCGGCGATGGCGCTGGAGGCTGCTGCGGAGCGAGGCGGGGAGGGCGACGGGACGATTTACCCGATGCCCCTGATCGATGGCGAGCCGAAACGGCTGGATTGGTGCCCCTTATTCCACGCACTGTTGGACGACCGCGCGGCCGGCGTGCCGACGAGCGTGCTCGCCTTTCGGTTCCATTCCAGCCTCGCGGCCGCCGTAGCGGCCATTGCGGTTGCTGAGTCGATTCCCACCGTAGTTCTGGCCGGTGGCTGTTTTCAGAACCGTCTGTTGCTGGAACTGTGCGCAGAACAGCTACGCCATGCCGGCTTACGGGTCTACTGGCCGCAGCAGATTCCCCCCAACGACGGCGGCTTGGCGCTGGGCCAGATCGCCGCCGCGACATTTTCCGAGGAGTTTCTCACATGTGTTTAG
- a CDS encoding HypC/HybG/HupF family hydrogenase formation chaperone translates to MCLAVPGQILSIEQADDPLLRSGRVDFGGVVKVVNLAYVPEAEIGDYVIVHAGFAISRLDEAEAQAVLKEIAALEDVSHEIS, encoded by the coding sequence ATGTGTTTAGCCGTACCCGGTCAGATCCTGTCCATCGAACAGGCCGACGATCCCTTGCTGCGATCCGGTCGCGTCGATTTCGGCGGCGTGGTCAAGGTGGTCAACCTGGCCTACGTTCCGGAAGCGGAAATCGGCGACTATGTCATCGTTCACGCCGGTTTCGCGATTTCGCGCCTGGACGAGGCCGAGGCGCAGGCGGTGTTAAAGGAGATTGCCGCGTTGGAGGACGTAAGCCATGAAATATCGTGA